The following are encoded together in the Lathyrus oleraceus cultivar Zhongwan6 chromosome 3, CAAS_Psat_ZW6_1.0, whole genome shotgun sequence genome:
- the LOC127126930 gene encoding sister chromatid cohesion 1 protein 4 isoform X25, with amino-acid sequence MFYSQFILAKKGPLGTIWIAAHLERKLRKNQVADTDIGVSVDSILFPEVPIALRLSSHLLLGVVRIYSRKVNYLFDDCSEALLKVKQAFRSTAVDLPPEESTAPYHSITLPETFDLDDFELPDNDIFQGNYVDRHVSTREQITLQDTLDGMAYKTTQFGLDERFGDGDASQIGLDLDEVMLIDKDSTLEHNDFSANPQVSRQEDEKKEDVVTTSDKMLVEDSGSKVMLIDQDANLEPDDLGANSQISHHKDEKKEDVIGTSNRMQVEDSGSKIDLSDGFPTSPEFHEYAQGLSTSPEFHDYAQDPSTSPEFHNCAQDPSVSPEFHEYAQGPSTPGLQEPNLFGTQSDQVINEADFHNSADLLSMYSTQNESRAHQTENNVIGCSLQNNGKHVGVDLHHEASDCVLADVNNKREEQEHFTRTVVMKDQGNLIPNNNCLASVPLMDSSNEDHTTTVLPECAGGYVDTSGILEKVERLHDGVLMNTESVMANLNETVNVVSGGVNINDSGVSPSCSHVTSDQEGLSCKLLSNMDESRGSEFGGHLADVTTLLKHGVSNNSEVSKNEQQPSVAYEAQVSNIVSPLESSGRPEVVDVEARASQELKEAGILNFVSHEAEQPTQSHLRPCTSRVNNPSLLSIEGEKCHETDVSDPALGYHGTVEPSACEGKLDLGQSGMQFGSQIISNKMGSVNTFTASDIPEPESMLSLGQSGMQFGSQIISNKMGSVNTFTASDIPEPEKMLSLGQSGMQFGNQMISNKMGSVNTFTATDIPEPEKMLSLGQSGMQIGNQMISNKMGSVNTFTATDIPVPEKMLSLGQSDMQYGSQMIGNKMGSVNAFTASDIPAPEKMLSLGQSDMQYGSQMIGNKMGSVNTFTASNIPEPEKMLSLAYPHFGEMNHLLLESTPGNQVISGGHRDVAAVTSISGQKRSYTESTLTLQSMGLVESYGGAQSRRTTGSIPDDNDLLSSILAGRKSSALKVKPSPATAEVPTAKRFRSTPRTSTLKRKVLVDDTMVLHGDTIRHQLISTEDIRRVRKKAPCTSDEILMIQRQVLEDKIFHKPIFTDLSADLTILQNGAFDLSGIKVYDYGLDGFSVEKVNNQQSYSKSNAEIHVGQAHNEPMAVQPQEEAEESYSKTNVGIHEVESHNEPMEVQLQNNAEAQPSEMPVPSERESHNETMEVQPQITAEAQPSEMPVPSEREPHNETMEVQPQITAEARPSEMPVPSERESHNETMEVQPQITAEAQPSEMPVPSERESHNETMEVQPQITAEAQPSEIPLQLESDQSGVDFGSHDIDAHGRANIISNMKELSGSQNAEMNNAGGIFEISETENYSVGPTNIISDVNELGSSQNAEMNNAGRIFETSEAENYSIVHSNIISDVNELGGSQNAEMNNAGRNFETSEAENYSIVHSNIISDGNELGSSQNAEMSNSGGNFETFESENYSVVPGHETLSLTEVFENELCMPKDFDASQPLMDKTDDGAGSIQTNVLEIPTSEKMNTSTILENEFVDDQHDRNNADAIEIAEHDMEIGTRVETDGLEADNLHASLVLGSKEASEYTDNQVSFHGDLPMEENGNNMLEGLNEDLVVSSGLGCDDKDAKAGGLFSENIEVDCLHSVAPEDVKEGSNDEENSVFQEAALQNTMYPDVSAIRSPSVDQNDEDDMVDNDTGFLNVGDDEIIDDDDDDADGFAPGAEGTQLENSGWSSRTRAVAKYLQTLFDKEDLHGRQSLHLDKILVGKTRKEASRMFFETLVLKTRDYIDVEQTKPFANINLQPRGKLMKTDF; translated from the exons ATGTTTTACTCTCAGTTTATTTTGGCGAAGAAAGGTCCACTTGGGACAATATGGATAGCTGCACATTTAGAGAGGAAGCTCCGGAAGAATCAGGTGGCGGATACTGATATTGGCGTCTCTGTAG ATTCCATTCTTTTTCCTGAAGTACCAATTGCACTCCGTTTATCCAGTCATCTTCTGCTTGGTGTGGTAAGGATATATTCCAGAAAGGTGAATTACCTTTTCGATGATTGCAGTGAAGCCTTGCTTAAGGTAAAACAAGCTTTCCGCTCCACGGCAGTTGATTTGCCACCAGAAGAGTCCACTGCACCTTACCATTCCATCACTTTACCTGAGACTTTTGATCTTGATGATTTTGAACTACCAGATAATGACATTTTTCAAGG CAACTATGTTGATCGCCATGTCAGTACTAGGGAGCAGATTACACTGCAAGATACTTTAGACGGCATGGCTTACAAAACAACACAGTTTGGATTGGATG AGCGCTTTGGAGATGGTGATGCCTCTCAAATTGGTTTAGACCTTGATGAG GTTATGTTAATAGACAAAGATTCCACTTTGGAGCACAATGACTTCAGTGCTAATCCTCAAGTGTCTCGTCAAGAAGATGAAAAGAAAGAGGATGTGGTTACAACTTCTGATAAAATGCTAGTAGAAGACAGTGGAAGCAAG GTCATGTTAATAGACCAAGATGCCAATTTGGAACCTGATGACTTAGGTGCTAATTCTCAAATTTCTCATCACAAAGATGAAAAGAAAGAGGATGTGATTGGAACTTCAAATAGAATGCAAGTAGAAGACAGTGGAAGCAAAATTGATTTG AGTGATGGTTTTCCGACATCTCCTGAATTTCATGAATATGCTCAAGGTTTATCTACTTCTCCTGAATTTCATGACTATGCTCAAGATCCATCCACTTCTCCGGAATTTCATAACTGTGCTCAAGATCCATCCGTGTCTCCTGAATTTCATGAATATGCTCAAGGTCCATCTACTCCAGGACTCCAAGAGCCAAACTTATTTGGTACTCAGTCGGATCAGGTCATTAATGAAGCTGATTTTCATAATTCAGCAGATTTATTATCAATGTATTCAACGCAAAATGAATCCCGTGCTCATCAAACTGAGAACAATGTAATTGGTTGCTCCTTGCAAAATAATGGGAAGCATGTTGGTGTAGATTTGCATCATGAGGCTAGTGACTGTGTTCTGGCTGATGTGAATAACAAAAGAGAGGAACAAGAACATTTCACTCGTACAGTTGTGATGAAGGATCAAGGAAATTTGATACCTAATAATAATTGCTTGGCATCAGTACCCTTGATGGACTCCTCCAATGAAGACCACACGACCACCGTGTTACCAGAATGTGCAGGTGGATATGTTGATACTTCTGGTATACTTGAAAAGGTGGAAAGGTTGCATGATGGAGTTCTGATGAATACTGAATCAGTTATGGCCAATTTGAATGAAACTGTTAATGTTGTTTCTGGAGGCGTCAACATCAATGATTCTGGTGTGTCTCCTAGCTGTTCTCATGTTACATCTGATCAAGAGGGCCTCTCATGTAAACTGTTGTCTAACATGGATGAATCTCGTGGTTCTGAATTTGGTGGTCATTTGGCAGATGTTACCACATTGTTAAAGCACGGCGTTTCAAATAATAGTGAAGTTTCCAAGAATGAGCAGCAACCCAGCGTGGCTTATGAGGCTCAAGTATCCAATATTGTAAGTCCTCTAGAGTCATCTGGTAGACCTGAAGTTGTTGATGTGGAAGCTCGTGCATCTCAGGAACTGAAGGAAGCAGGTATTTTAAACTTTGTATCTCATGAAGCTGAGCAGCCCACCCAGTCGCACCTTCGGCCATGCACTTCCCGTGTAAACAATCCTTCTCTGTTATCTATTGAAG GTGAAAAATGTCATGAAACTGATGTTTCAGATCCTGCTTTGGGTTATCATGGAACTGTAGAGCCATCTGCTTGTGAAGGAAAGTTGGACTTGGGGCAATCAGGCATGCAATTTGGGAGTCAGATAATAAGTAATAAAATGGGAAGTGTAAACACATTTACTGCTTCTGACATACCTGAGCCTGAAAGCATGCTCTCCTTGGGGCAATCAGGCATGCAATTTGGGAGTCAGATTATAAGTAATAAAATGGGAAGTGTAAACACATTTACTGCTTCTGATATACCTGAGCCTGAAAAAATGCTCTCCTTGGGGCAATCAGGCATGCAATTTGGGAATCAGATGATAAGTAATAAAATGGGAAGTGTAAACACATTTACTGCTACTGACATACCTGAGCCTGAAAAAATGCTCTCCTTGGGACAATCAGGCATGCAAATTGGGAATCAGATGATAAGTAATAAAATGGGAAGTGTAAACACATTTACTGCTACTGACATAC CTGTGCCTGAAAAAATGCTCTCCTTGGGTCAATCAGACATGCAATATGGGAGTCAGATGATAGGTAATAAAATGGGAAGTGTAAACGCATTTACTGCCTCTGACATACCTGCGCCTGAAAAAATGCTCTCCTTGGGTCAATCAGACATGCAATATGGGAGTCAGATGATAGGTAATAAAATGGGAAGTGTAAACACATTTACTGCTTCTAACATACCTGAGCCTGAGAAAATGCTCTCTTTGGCTTATCCACATTTTGGTGAGATGAATCATTTGCTGCTGGAGTCTACTCCTGGCAATCAGGTTATATCTGGAGGTCATAGAGATGTTGCAGCAGTAACATCAATATCTGGTCAAAAGCGCAGCTACACAGAAAGTACTCTTACATTGCAGAGCATGGGTTTAGTTGAATCATATGGTGGGGCTCAGTCCAGAAGAACTACCGGATCCATTCCGGATGATAATGATCTATTGTCTTCAATATTAG CTGGCAGAAAATCTTCAGCTTTAAAAGTTAAACCAAGTCCAGCAACCGCTGAAGTACCAACAGCAAAGCGGTTTCGTTCTACACCACGAACTAGTACCTTAAAGAGGAAGGTGCTTGTGGATGATACGATGGTCTTGCACGGCGA TACAATACGCCACCAATTGATAAGTACTGAAGATATTCGGCGTGTACGGAAAAAAGCTCCTTGCACAAGCGATGAGATTTTAATGATTCAGAGACAGGTTTTGGAGGATAAAATTTTCCATAAACCAATATTTACAG ATTTGTCTGCTGATTTGACTATTCTGCAAAACGGGGCATTTGATCTGAGTGGAATCAAGGTTTATGATTATGGCTTAGATGGTTTTTCCGTGGAAAAAGTAAACAATCAACAGTCCTATTCTAAATCAAATGCTGAGATTCATGTGGGGCAAGCACATAATGAGCCTATGGCAGTCCAACCCCAAGAGGAGGCTGAAGAGTCTTATTCTAAAACGAATGTTGGGATTCATGAGGTGGAATCACATAATGAGCCTATGGAAGTCCAGCTCCAAAATAATGCTGAAGCCCAACCTTCTGAGATGCCTGTTCCGTCTGAGAGGGAATCACACAATGAAACTATGGAAGTCCAACCCCAAATAACTGCTGAAGCCCAGCCTTCTGAGATGCCTGTTCCGTCTGAGAGGGAACCACACAATGAAACTATGGAAGTCCAACCCCAAATAACTGCTGAAGCCCGAC CTTCTGAGATGCCTGTTCCGTCTGAGAGGGAATCACACAATGAAACTATGGAAGTCCAACCCCAAATAACTGCTGAAGCCCAACCTTCTGAGATGCCTGTTCCGTCTGAGAGGGAATCACACAATGAAACTATGGAAGTCCAACCCCAAATAACTGCTGAAGCCCAACCTTCTGAGATACCTCTTCAGTTGGAGAGTGATCAGTCTGGAGTTGACTTTGGATCTCATGATATTGACGCTCATGGGCGTGCAAATATTATATCAAACATGAAGGAGCTTAGCGGTTCTCAAAATGCTGAAATGAACAATGCTGGGGGGATTTTTGAGATTTCTGAAACAGAGAATTACTCTGTTGGGCCTACAAATATTATATCAGATGTAAATGAGCTTGGTAGTTCTCAAAATGCTGAAATGAACAATGCTGGACGAATTTTCGAGACTTCTGAAGCAGAAAATTACTCTATTGTGCATTCAAATATTATATCAGATGTAAATGAGCTTGGTGGTTCTCAAAATGCTGAAATGAACAATGCTGGACGAAATTTCGAGACTTCTGAAGCAGAAAATTACTCTATTGTTCATTCAAATATTATATCAGACGGAAATGAGCTTGGTAGTTCTCAAAATGCTGAAATGAGCAATTCTGGTGGAAATTTTGAGACTTTTGAATCAGAGAATTACTCTGTTGTCCCTGGGCATGAAACTTTATCACTAACtgaagtttttgaaaatgagCTATGTATGCCAAAAGATTTTGATGCATCGCAGCCTCTCATGGATAAAACGGATGATGGTGCTGGTTCTATCCAAACAAATGTGCTGGAGATTCCAACTTCCGAGAAAATGAATACATCTACTATTCTAGAAAATGAGTTTGTGGATGATCAACATGATAGAAACAATGCAGATGCTATTGAAATTGCAGAGCATGACATGGAAATTGGAACACGAGTTGAAACAGATGGCTTGGAAGCTGATAATTTACATGCATCCTTGGTTCTTGGCTCTAAGGAAGCTAGTGAATATACTGACAACCAGGTATCCTTCCATGGAGACCTACCTATGGAGGAAAATGGGAACAACATGCTAGAAGGCTTAAATGAGGATCTAGTTGTTTCTTCTGGCTTGGGATGTGATGACAAGGATGCAAAGGCTGGCGGCTTATTTAGTGAAAATATTGAAGTAGATTGTTTACATTCTGTAGCACCTGAGGATGTAAAAGAAGGTTCTAATGATGAGGAAAACTCAGTCTTTCAAGAAGCTGCATTACAAAATACAATGTATCCTGATGTCTCAGCTATTAGGAGTCCTTCTGTGGATCAGAATGAT GAAGACGATATGGTCGACAATGATACAG GATTTTTGAATGTTGGAGATGATGAGATAATTGATGACGATGATGACGATGCTGATGGTTTTGCACCGGGTGCTGAAGGAACACAGCTAGAAAATAGTGGATGGTCTTCTCGAACCAG GGCTGTTGCGAAGTATCTTCAGACCTTGTTTGATAAGGAGGATCTACATGGAAGGCAGAGCCTGCATCTTGACAAAATATTGGTGGGTAAAACACGGAAAGAAGCATCAAGGATGTTTTTTGAAACACTG GTTCTCAAGACAAGGGATTATATTGATGTAGAACAGACAAAACCCTTTGCCAATATTAACTTACAACCTCGAGGGAAGCTTATGAAGACAGATTTCTGA
- the LOC127126930 gene encoding sister chromatid cohesion 1 protein 4 isoform X15 yields the protein MFYSQFILAKKGPLGTIWIAAHLERKLRKNQVADTDIGVSVDSILFPEVPIALRLSSHLLLGVVRIYSRKVNYLFDDCSEALLKVKQAFRSTAVDLPPEESTAPYHSITLPETFDLDDFELPDNDIFQGNYVDRHVSTREQITLQDTLDGMAYKTTQFGLDERFGDGDASQIGLDLDEVMLIDKDSTLEHNDFSANPQVSRQEDEKKEDVVTTSDKMLVEDSGSKVMLIDQDANLEPDDLGANSQISHHKDEKKEDVIGTSNRMQVEDSGSKIDLSDGFPTSPEFHEYAQGLSTSPEFHDYAQDPSTSPEFHNCAQDPSVSPEFHEYAQGPSTPGLQEPNLFGTQSDQVINEADFHNSADLLSMYSTQNESRAHQTENNVIGCSLQNNGKHVGVDLHHEASDCVLADVNNKREEQEHFTRTVVMKDQGNLIPNNNCLASVPLMDSSNEDHTTTVLPECAGGYVDTSGILEKVERLHDGVLMNTESVMANLNETVNVVSGGVNINDSGVSPSCSHVTSDQEGLSCKLLSNMDESRGSEFGGHLADVTTLLKHGVSNNSEVSKNEQQPSVAYEAQVSNIVSPLESSGRPEVVDVEARASQELKEAGILNFVSHEAEQPTQSHLRPCTSRVNNPSLLSIEGEKCHETDVSDPALGYHGTVEPSACEGKLDLGQSGMQFGSQIISNKMGSVNTFTASDIPEPESMLSLGQSGMQFGSQIISNKMGSVNTFTASDIPEPEKMLSLGQSGMQFGNQMISNKMGSVNTFTATDIPEPEKMLSLGQSGMQIGNQMISNKMGSVNTFTATDIPEPEKMLSLGQSGMQFGNQMISNKMGSVNTFTATDIPEPEKMLSLGQSGMQFGNQMISHKMGSINTFTATDIPAPEKMLSLGQSGMQFGSQMISNKMGSANPFTASDIPAPEKMLSLGQSSMQFGNQMISNKMGSVNTFTASNIPEPEKMLSLGQSSMQFGNQMISNKMGSVNTFTASEIPVPEKMLSLGQSDMQYGSQMIGNKMGSVNAFTASDIPAPEKMLSLGQSDMQYGSQMIGNKMGSVNTFTASNIPEPEKMLSLAYPHFGEMNHLLLESTPGNQVISGGHRDVAAVTSISGQKRSYTESTLTLQSMGLVESYGGAQSRRTTGSIPDDNDLLSSILAGRKSSALKVKPSPATAEVPTAKRFRSTPRTSTLKRKVLVDDTMVLHGDTIRHQLISTEDIRRVRKKAPCTSDEILMIQRQVLEDKIFHKPIFTDLSADLTILQNGAFDLSGIKVYDYGLDGFSVEKVNNQQSYSKSNAEIHVGQAHNEPMAVQPQEEAEESYSKTNVGIHEVESHNEPMEVQLQNNAEAQPSEMPVPSERESHNETMEVQPQITAEAQPSEMPVPSERESHNETMEVQPQITAEAQPSEIPLQLESDQSGVDFGSHDIDAHGRANIISNMKELSGSQNAEMNNAGGIFEISETENYSVGPTNIISDVNELGSSQNAEMNNAGRIFETSEAENYSIVHSNIISDVNELGGSQNAEMNNAGRNFETSEAENYSIVHSNIISDGNELGSSQNAEMSNSGGNFETFESENYSVVPGHETLSLTEVFENELCMPKDFDASQPLMDKTDDGAGSIQTNVLEIPTSEKMNTSTILENEFVDDQHDRNNADAIEIAEHDMEIGTRVETDGLEADNLHASLVLGSKEASEYTDNQVSFHGDLPMEENGNNMLEGLNEDLVVSSGLGCDDKDAKAGGLFSENIEVDCLHSVAPEDVKEGSNDEENSVFQEAALQNTMYPDVSAIRSPSVDQNDEDDMVDNDTGFLNVGDDEIIDDDDDDADGFAPGAEGTQLENSGWSSRTRAVAKYLQTLFDKEDLHGRQSLHLDKILVGKTRKEASRMFFETLVLKTRDYIDVEQTKPFANINLQPRGKLMKTDF from the exons ATGTTTTACTCTCAGTTTATTTTGGCGAAGAAAGGTCCACTTGGGACAATATGGATAGCTGCACATTTAGAGAGGAAGCTCCGGAAGAATCAGGTGGCGGATACTGATATTGGCGTCTCTGTAG ATTCCATTCTTTTTCCTGAAGTACCAATTGCACTCCGTTTATCCAGTCATCTTCTGCTTGGTGTGGTAAGGATATATTCCAGAAAGGTGAATTACCTTTTCGATGATTGCAGTGAAGCCTTGCTTAAGGTAAAACAAGCTTTCCGCTCCACGGCAGTTGATTTGCCACCAGAAGAGTCCACTGCACCTTACCATTCCATCACTTTACCTGAGACTTTTGATCTTGATGATTTTGAACTACCAGATAATGACATTTTTCAAGG CAACTATGTTGATCGCCATGTCAGTACTAGGGAGCAGATTACACTGCAAGATACTTTAGACGGCATGGCTTACAAAACAACACAGTTTGGATTGGATG AGCGCTTTGGAGATGGTGATGCCTCTCAAATTGGTTTAGACCTTGATGAG GTTATGTTAATAGACAAAGATTCCACTTTGGAGCACAATGACTTCAGTGCTAATCCTCAAGTGTCTCGTCAAGAAGATGAAAAGAAAGAGGATGTGGTTACAACTTCTGATAAAATGCTAGTAGAAGACAGTGGAAGCAAG GTCATGTTAATAGACCAAGATGCCAATTTGGAACCTGATGACTTAGGTGCTAATTCTCAAATTTCTCATCACAAAGATGAAAAGAAAGAGGATGTGATTGGAACTTCAAATAGAATGCAAGTAGAAGACAGTGGAAGCAAAATTGATTTG AGTGATGGTTTTCCGACATCTCCTGAATTTCATGAATATGCTCAAGGTTTATCTACTTCTCCTGAATTTCATGACTATGCTCAAGATCCATCCACTTCTCCGGAATTTCATAACTGTGCTCAAGATCCATCCGTGTCTCCTGAATTTCATGAATATGCTCAAGGTCCATCTACTCCAGGACTCCAAGAGCCAAACTTATTTGGTACTCAGTCGGATCAGGTCATTAATGAAGCTGATTTTCATAATTCAGCAGATTTATTATCAATGTATTCAACGCAAAATGAATCCCGTGCTCATCAAACTGAGAACAATGTAATTGGTTGCTCCTTGCAAAATAATGGGAAGCATGTTGGTGTAGATTTGCATCATGAGGCTAGTGACTGTGTTCTGGCTGATGTGAATAACAAAAGAGAGGAACAAGAACATTTCACTCGTACAGTTGTGATGAAGGATCAAGGAAATTTGATACCTAATAATAATTGCTTGGCATCAGTACCCTTGATGGACTCCTCCAATGAAGACCACACGACCACCGTGTTACCAGAATGTGCAGGTGGATATGTTGATACTTCTGGTATACTTGAAAAGGTGGAAAGGTTGCATGATGGAGTTCTGATGAATACTGAATCAGTTATGGCCAATTTGAATGAAACTGTTAATGTTGTTTCTGGAGGCGTCAACATCAATGATTCTGGTGTGTCTCCTAGCTGTTCTCATGTTACATCTGATCAAGAGGGCCTCTCATGTAAACTGTTGTCTAACATGGATGAATCTCGTGGTTCTGAATTTGGTGGTCATTTGGCAGATGTTACCACATTGTTAAAGCACGGCGTTTCAAATAATAGTGAAGTTTCCAAGAATGAGCAGCAACCCAGCGTGGCTTATGAGGCTCAAGTATCCAATATTGTAAGTCCTCTAGAGTCATCTGGTAGACCTGAAGTTGTTGATGTGGAAGCTCGTGCATCTCAGGAACTGAAGGAAGCAGGTATTTTAAACTTTGTATCTCATGAAGCTGAGCAGCCCACCCAGTCGCACCTTCGGCCATGCACTTCCCGTGTAAACAATCCTTCTCTGTTATCTATTGAAG GTGAAAAATGTCATGAAACTGATGTTTCAGATCCTGCTTTGGGTTATCATGGAACTGTAGAGCCATCTGCTTGTGAAGGAAAGTTGGACTTGGGGCAATCAGGCATGCAATTTGGGAGTCAGATAATAAGTAATAAAATGGGAAGTGTAAACACATTTACTGCTTCTGACATACCTGAGCCTGAAAGCATGCTCTCCTTGGGGCAATCAGGCATGCAATTTGGGAGTCAGATTATAAGTAATAAAATGGGAAGTGTAAACACATTTACTGCTTCTGATATACCTGAGCCTGAAAAAATGCTCTCCTTGGGGCAATCAGGCATGCAATTTGGGAATCAGATGATAAGTAATAAAATGGGAAGTGTAAACACATTTACTGCTACTGACATACCTGAGCCTGAAAAAATGCTCTCCTTGGGACAATCAGGCATGCAAATTGGGAATCAGATGATAAGTAATAAAATGGGAAGTGTAAACACATTTACTGCTACTGACATACCTGAGCCTGAAAAAATGCTCTCCTTGGGGCAATCAGGCATGCAATTTGGGAATCAGATGATAAGTAATAAAATGGGAAGTGTGAACACATTTACTGCTACTGACATACCTGAGCCTGAAAAAATGCTCTCCTTGGGGCAATCAGGCATGCAATTTGGGAATCAGATGATAAGTCATAAAATGGGAAGTATAAACACATTTACTGCTACTGACATACCTGCGCCTGAAAAAATGCTCTCCTTGGGGCAATCAGGCATGCAATTTGGGAGTCAGATGATAAGTAATAAAATGGGAAGTGCAAACCCATTTACTGCTTCTGACATACCTGCACCTGAAAAAATGCTCTCCTTGGGGCAATCAAGCATGCAATTTGGGAATCAGATGATAAGTAATAAAATGGGAAGTGTAAACACATTTACTGCTTCTAACATACCTGAGCCTGAGAAAATGCTCTCCTTGGGGCAATCAAGCATGCAATTTGGGAATCAGATGATAAGTAACAAAATGGGAAGTGTAAACACATTTACTGCCTCTGAGATACCTGTGCCTGAAAAAATGCTCTCCTTGGGTCAATCAGACATGCAATATGGGAGTCAGATGATAGGTAATAAAATGGGAAGTGTAAACGCATTTACTGCCTCTGACATACCTGCGCCTGAAAAAATGCTCTCCTTGGGTCAATCAGACATGCAATATGGGAGTCAGATGATAGGTAATAAAATGGGAAGTGTAAACACATTTACTGCTTCTAACATACCTGAGCCTGAGAAAATGCTCTCTTTGGCTTATCCACATTTTGGTGAGATGAATCATTTGCTGCTGGAGTCTACTCCTGGCAATCAGGTTATATCTGGAGGTCATAGAGATGTTGCAGCAGTAACATCAATATCTGGTCAAAAGCGCAGCTACACAGAAAGTACTCTTACATTGCAGAGCATGGGTTTAGTTGAATCATATGGTGGGGCTCAGTCCAGAAGAACTACCGGATCCATTCCGGATGATAATGATCTATTGTCTTCAATATTAG CTGGCAGAAAATCTTCAGCTTTAAAAGTTAAACCAAGTCCAGCAACCGCTGAAGTACCAACAGCAAAGCGGTTTCGTTCTACACCACGAACTAGTACCTTAAAGAGGAAGGTGCTTGTGGATGATACGATGGTCTTGCACGGCGA TACAATACGCCACCAATTGATAAGTACTGAAGATATTCGGCGTGTACGGAAAAAAGCTCCTTGCACAAGCGATGAGATTTTAATGATTCAGAGACAGGTTTTGGAGGATAAAATTTTCCATAAACCAATATTTACAG ATTTGTCTGCTGATTTGACTATTCTGCAAAACGGGGCATTTGATCTGAGTGGAATCAAGGTTTATGATTATGGCTTAGATGGTTTTTCCGTGGAAAAAGTAAACAATCAACAGTCCTATTCTAAATCAAATGCTGAGATTCATGTGGGGCAAGCACATAATGAGCCTATGGCAGTCCAACCCCAAGAGGAGGCTGAAGAGTCTTATTCTAAAACGAATGTTGGGATTCATGAGGTGGAATCACATAATGAGCCTATGGAAGTCCAGCTCCAAAATAATGCTGAAGCCCAACCTTCTGAGATGCCTGTTCCGTCTGAGAGGGAATCACACAATGAAACTATGGAAGTCCAACCCCAAATAACTGCTGAAGCCCAGC CTTCTGAGATGCCTGTTCCGTCTGAGAGGGAATCACACAATGAAACTATGGAAGTCCAACCCCAAATAACTGCTGAAGCCCAACCTTCTGAGATACCTCTTCAGTTGGAGAGTGATCAGTCTGGAGTTGACTTTGGATCTCATGATATTGACGCTCATGGGCGTGCAAATATTATATCAAACATGAAGGAGCTTAGCGGTTCTCAAAATGCTGAAATGAACAATGCTGGGGGGATTTTTGAGATTTCTGAAACAGAGAATTACTCTGTTGGGCCTACAAATATTATATCAGATGTAAATGAGCTTGGTAGTTCTCAAAATGCTGAAATGAACAATGCTGGACGAATTTTCGAGACTTCTGAAGCAGAAAATTACTCTATTGTGCATTCAAATATTATATCAGATGTAAATGAGCTTGGTGGTTCTCAAAATGCTGAAATGAACAATGCTGGACGAAATTTCGAGACTTCTGAAGCAGAAAATTACTCTATTGTTCATTCAAATATTATATCAGACGGAAATGAGCTTGGTAGTTCTCAAAATGCTGAAATGAGCAATTCTGGTGGAAATTTTGAGACTTTTGAATCAGAGAATTACTCTGTTGTCCCTGGGCATGAAACTTTATCACTAACtgaagtttttgaaaatgagCTATGTATGCCAAAAGATTTTGATGCATCGCAGCCTCTCATGGATAAAACGGATGATGGTGCTGGTTCTATCCAAACAAATGTGCTGGAGATTCCAACTTCCGAGAAAATGAATACATCTACTATTCTAGAAAATGAGTTTGTGGATGATCAACATGATAGAAACAATGCAGATGCTATTGAAATTGCAGAGCATGACATGGAAATTGGAACACGAGTTGAAACAGATGGCTTGGAAGCTGATAATTTACATGCATCCTTGGTTCTTGGCTCTAAGGAAGCTAGTGAATATACTGACAACCAGGTATCCTTCCATGGAGACCTACCTATGGAGGAAAATGGGAACAACATGCTAGAAGGCTTAAATGAGGATCTAGTTGTTTCTTCTGGCTTGGGATGTGATGACAAGGATGCAAAGGCTGGCGGCTTATTTAGTGAAAATATTGAAGTAGATTGTTTACATTCTGTAGCACCTGAGGATGTAAAAGAAGGTTCTAATGATGAGGAAAACTCAGTCTTTCAAGAAGCTGCATTACAAAATACAATGTATCCTGATGTCTCAGCTATTAGGAGTCCTTCTGTGGATCAGAATGAT GAAGACGATATGGTCGACAATGATACAG GATTTTTGAATGTTGGAGATGATGAGATAATTGATGACGATGATGACGATGCTGATGGTTTTGCACCGGGTGCTGAAGGAACACAGCTAGAAAATAGTGGATGGTCTTCTCGAACCAG GGCTGTTGCGAAGTATCTTCAGACCTTGTTTGATAAGGAGGATCTACATGGAAGGCAGAGCCTGCATCTTGACAAAATATTGGTGGGTAAAACACGGAAAGAAGCATCAAGGATGTTTTTTGAAACACTG GTTCTCAAGACAAGGGATTATATTGATGTAGAACAGACAAAACCCTTTGCCAATATTAACTTACAACCTCGAGGGAAGCTTATGAAGACAGATTTCTGA